A region of the Rhinoraja longicauda isolate Sanriku21f unplaced genomic scaffold, sRhiLon1.1 Scf002597, whole genome shotgun sequence genome:
GCCTAGGCGACCGGCGCCCAtcaagcctcctgaaggagatggtcgcgctagTCGACGGGCACAGGCCTTGCCCGATGTTTGAGTGCACTTACTTGCCCTGCTGCCGGCAGACATtcacctgcagctcaccgacgtctcCTTCGATGACAcacgggccctcggcaggcgcgctgtGGATAGCATGCCGGAATGACGTCAGCGCGCTGAACGTCACTCGaacagcgcccgattttctccggttgggagggggagctgtggaaggagtgacagcctgTGAGATCGCCCAACGTGGCCACTGCGGGTCCTGCACCTGTAGACCTGCACcaccaggctccagccagcaccagcaggagacaCTGGTGCTATTGCCACCAGCGCTGGGATGCTGCAGCCCGCctatgccgccagccgtgcacgttcccgggaaacgtcggggccggctgccaatactccccgcggcggccggccagattcaccgcctcttcgcctgggatcggcgctccgggggccgcttcctcgtggataccggggcggggcggggcggggctgagcgtcctgcccccttcgctgctggacattcgttctgggaagtggtggcccatcctcaccgctgcaTACGGGAGCCACATTCAGACTTAtgacatcgttttcggcgccagtcatttcacgtggcagttcacgatcgtcgacgtctcccaaccgttgctcggggccgactttctgcgggctgaTTCTCAcctggtggacgtcaggcagcagcgcttggtccacgccgccacgatggagcccattgcaTTGCGTCTGAGTGAGCCCGttgtacgcccgctgtcgtccgtggactcccatttcgctcgggttatGGCGGAATTCCCACACATTATGgacccgcaattccggtcgtcgacccccaagcacggggtggtccATTATATAATATCTACCGGCCCAcctctccacgcacgagcacgccgactgccgcctgaTAAGCTACGTCTGGCACGTCAGGAGTTGCGCACGATGGAGGCCTTGGGGATTGTCCGCccatccaacagcccatgggcgtcctcactccatatggtccccaaggcagaagggggctggagaccttgcggggattatcggcggctgaacgtcgctaccgccgaggaccgataccccgtgccccacatccaggacttcaacgcccatttggccgggGCTACGATATTCTCGGaactggatctggtgcgaggcaataaccagatcccggtccacccggaggatatacccaagacggcaatcatcacgccgttcggaatGTACGAGTTCATACGGATgtcgttcggcctcaagaacgccgcgcagtcattccaacgattaatggacggcgtttgtcgcgggctggatttcctgttcgtctacctcgacgacatcttggtagccagccgctcgcggcaggagcactgtgcccacctccggcagctctttcagctgctcagcgagcacgggttggctatcaaCCTCGCCCAGTGCCGCTTTGGCATGTCCACGATTGACTTTTTCGGCCACCGAGTGACTTCGCAgggcgcggttcccctgccggacaaagtcgacgccatccgccggtttccccgtccatcctcggtaagtggcctgcaggagttcgtcggcatggtggcgttttgtcaccggttcctgccatccgcggcccataTCATGCGGCTGCtgtacgagctgctggcggggaaGCGTAAggacgtcgtgtggaccgacgagcgaaggaggccctggctcgggctgtgctgctgtttCACCCAtgagaggatgccccgacagccctctcggtggacgcctcagagtcggcgattggtgccgtgctggagcaactgatggacgggggttggcgccccctggcattcttcagccggcacctcaacaacgcccaggACCTGGCCTCttcatcagcggagctcgtatatgGGCCACCGCTcatggttcccggggagttcgtgccctcgttgccggggcgagaggaaccgccctcatccaccctacagcgccttcgagagcgagttggTAAGCTCGCACCCATGCCGATGTCCCGCtacgggacattccgcccttacgtgccatcggccctccgggactgcgccttagTGTTCCTGtgtcgtgacgcccaccggacgccactccagcgaacaatagataaagcaaagggaagatacagaacgcagaacatagttcgcagtatggtggcgcatctgttccatagaaaaatatccgccatggagtagggatgacAGACCGTACTATCCGTACATACgtactatcgtgaaggtgacagggtagaccatctgatcaaatgttggtcctttgaaggccacttttttttcgagggacaaatcatgacttcaatctctgcaccgagttgaagatccgtattgcgctctttaaatgagataacgtcaaagcataatagtctacggagcatgtgctggtaaatgggacttattaattggaaatcgtagacaaggatagttcctgggctgtttctctgtcgtgtgactcgtggctcggtccagtctatgtactttttttcttatttgtggtatcaccgttgttagttaaagcagggcttcgctcataattataTTTATGGTCCGAGCActaggtggagttaagttctatattccttggatggcaggaggctgggagagggggggggggggggtaatcttacaaaggtgtataaatcatgaggggaataattagtgtggatgcactgtcatttacccagaatggagaagcaaataacagaggtcagaggggtaagagaggcaagatttacaaggaactggaaggaaagacctatacactcagatggtgatgggtataaagaacgagatttcagtaacggtagttgagacatgttgaagatggtgcatttatagagccacaacatttggaatatagctaccaaatccactttagcaataagtaagcattatcggctatttctatttctattgttcggcttgaactgattttgtagcaatgttcaggtgcgatggcgatgtaatttgcactctaactcaggtgcgcttgagttgtgcgaaatATGCATTTGTTTTGGACTATCAGTTGTTTTATTAGGTCACTCACttcggacattcgatacgttttcctcactccacgggtgtcacCTGAGTCTTCTGCGTTTAccttgcttcacacttgtatttcagaatcccggcaattactacggtccaggtgatctgggaatgagtgtagggctagggcgatggcatcgtccgtggacctgttgtggcggtaggcgaactgcagtgggtcaaggccgctgggtagactggattaaatgcgttccataacaagcctcccaaaacatttaatgatggtggatgtcaaggccactgttcggtggtcgtttaaacttgaggttttgcctttcctcgaaactggaatgatggtggtcttcaagaggcagctgggtacctgagaacggagtagggagagaacaaagatgtccacggATACAGGTGCTAGCTTTtccgcgcagctactaaggacacggccaggaactccgtctgggcctgttGCTTTTTGTAGATTTACCCACAGGcaggccgctctaacctctgcaactgtcaccctggggagaggcacactggagtctgaagagccagaagtcaccaaaaaaatattcagttcatcaggtgggTTTGCACCAATGTTAAttgctgaacattctttgcatccatttatcttaatcagaccgtgccacgttcaccgtgtgacccagagattgtactgggactcaagtttctcccggtattgcctcttagcatccttgatggctttgcggagaccacagcgtggcttcttgtacCGCTTGGGGTCGTTTGACTTGTCTGCATCGGATCTGgtcttcacctgtgaatgtacatccatggtttccggttggggaacactcggattgacttcggcggcacagtctcccactcacttgttgatgaagtcagtcacggcagaggtgcactcattcaggttagctgcagaatccctgaccatggacccgtctactgacttaaagcagtcgcgtaagatgtcatccgcgtccgttgaccagctttttacaactctctgcatcggatcctcctgattcaattgtttgtttgttggcagggagcagaagcacagctcggtggccagatttccagaaatgtggccgagggacagggcgacatgaAACAATCCGTACAGGGTGGATGAGGCGAGCCCGGACGTGGGAACACgtagaatgcactgaagggacacagcggaacaggtcaatgctgagaaatgttcctagctccagtttgctccttGTATTGTATATTTACCtgggtggatgggcgtatgttGTCGTGGgtatcttctcacacaccgtgggagttctttgatggagaccaccaggagcacacatagagctaGGAACatcagcagacagagacgggaaaacacaGAAATAtggagacatgaatactcacagagagaagtaggaacatttacGGAAAcaggcagcccccccccctgaTTCTATGTAGGTTTGTcttctcctgatttcccatttgctggcgccctcccctatttccacatttaaaatttccctccgctaatttcatatgtgttctttatccacccgccacgcttcaataacggtgcacccgcaagtCCCCATTTGGTGGTGTCCTCCCCTAGTTGAACATTTACCGAtgctctcccataattaccatatataaggaccttcccctgaatgactatttaatgtgatgtcccaaaatagaccaagcccctaatttgagtggtggagtgtataatcccagtacTGTCActagaatgcacagaaaaacacaattctccagatgtggtctaactagGGCCACatgagaagatttgtgatcggttctaaggatggtctgtttacgcgctgtacctctaaaccaagtttagactgtggcaaaggccagtgatcagcagctgatggaagaggaaaacaaatatcttccaccaacacagaaaaataagtttgtatcaaaagagaatagagatacataatctggaatcctgcaacagaacgctggaggaactcagctggtcaagcaggtctgtgaagcaacaggttcgacgttgcggcccgattcccagtgaggtcgagcacagggagctgaattattgtaaagcaggtaaagctataatggggacaggcagggagaacatggaatgtgctgtgtagcataacgtatgactgagggtcggaatgagatgtcccgtctatctgttcgggaggacatgatgaaggtcctgacggaacaaatgggaagtgaggagaaagattccatagAGAGAAATAGgcaaagggagggtgggggacagagtgacgacactgggtgtggacatattgtctggatgttcaGGTCTGCCCGACTTAATTGTgcaaagctgcaatatgagaccAGAATGACGCAGTAATGCGAGtagcatgttggacttcataacaagaggatttaagtataggaggaaagcggtccttctggagatgtatagggccctggtgagatcacatctgaagtactgtgcagttttcgtctcctaatttgaggaaggacatccttgatactgaggcatgtgcagcgtaggttccgcaagttaatccccgggatggcaggaatgTCATATGAGCAAAGATTCAAGACTCGgcatgtcttcactggaatttagaaggatgagaggggatcttgtagaaacgtataacattataaaaggactggacaagcctgattcaggaaaaatgttcccaaatgctgggggagtcctgaaacaggggccacagtctaacaataaagggggagccatttaaaactgaggtgagaaaaaaaacatttcagccagagagatgtgaatttatcgaattctctgcgacagaaggcagtgaaggccaattcagtggatgaatttaaaagagttttggatagagctcgaggggatagtggaatcaagcgatatggggagaaggcaggcacgggttactgattgtggatggtcagccatgaacacaatgaatggcggtgctggctcgaagggccaaatggcttcctcctgcacctatgtttctatgctttcatgggtttaccgggaaaagctgacggttgagaattccatcccggatccagggaccagctcacagtgagtgataattggccatggaacacatttaactgaatttaaaaatcttgctttttattaatgtgtgctgattgcccatggtttgggcaagctgcggtgaccggtaatcaaaccctggccgactgctcagcaggcagctggtgtgctgtgatcaataactgaagaaagcagacgcacaacagcatgtgTTATCCCCTAGATTCCAaagcagcaatagtgacgatcagaggcacaaaatttagaaaaggaaatgcggaaactacccactgcgagaaattatccccaaatgatcaattgattgactgctgggtagcaGTTCTCCTTCTGTCCACGGGATGTCCCgattatccaaaagctggaagttgcgCAACGCccgggaattgttcacccgggatggaactaaaatgagagtcagcgcttcagtgtctgaggagctaaaaatagaacttcgcacagctcgcaacagttgacaaattgaatctttgatataaaatgtcattttcaagcaagtgcggttggtttcgaAATTATGCCCAACCATCgaaaagcaatcagaggccaattcgcgactcatccccggctgtcttccagtcacacaattccactctatttatagttatagagtcaaccagcatgacggaaaaccttatggaacaagctgactatgcctcgaaatagttcagttagcttagttcagtgggactgaaggctgataaatcctcagcgcctgatggtctgcatccagaagccctggatgacccgggaggtccagcggctgttaaaagagaggaacactgcttttaggtctggcgatagggctttatacagcatggcccgagctaacctgaagagaggcatcagagaggccaaattagactacaggaggaagatagaggaccacctggacagtaacaacagcaggcaggtgtggcaggggatccagtatctaaccaactataagaccaaccttggagctgctgaaggtgacgcctcgttggcagaggagctgaacctcttctttgctcgctttgaagtggagccacccgagacagccatatcacaccacatggtccacagcagc
Encoded here:
- the LOC144591871 gene encoding uncharacterized protein LOC144591871 — encoded protein: MPGGANPRPSVAPARHQSPTLRRPPRGLSGHPLMGETAAQPEPGPPSLVGPHDVLTLPRQQLVQQPHDMGRGWQEPVTKRHHADELLQATYRGWTGKPADGVDFVRQGNRALRSHSVAEKVNRGHAKAALGEVDSQPVLAEQLKELPEVGTVLLPRAAGYQDVVEVDEQEIQPATNAVH